One Molothrus aeneus isolate 106 chromosome 6, BPBGC_Maene_1.0, whole genome shotgun sequence genomic window carries:
- the PLEKHH1 gene encoding pleckstrin homology domain-containing family H member 1, with amino-acid sequence MISITMAELTVENGSCMDWQKRCLVLESQLFKFRLQASKIRELLAEKMQELEQRVIEAEQRAEDAEKQVRVMEEKIKLANVKTGESDSTLHKKYQELMCTMQAKEDLINKLETQLAKQKQLRTEEAKIVQEKAAKIKEWVTFKLRELELENYHLKNCNQRLMEQIEALQDTLQDMTSIPPFESLWSCDSLKPQTSEASFAEKIEEKSVLLAPSFRDVCQTGPSKHVLSSRNIVLANDTFTENGEDKSPLSQSMLKLMSDPSSWNLSTERNVFPTVSSEHGLGCSGPISLDPPAETTRILEALTFQSSLEGNCSAVSTLQQVGLDSTCFSDDLSARFHSHQLDSSSSAEIMSMLEGHLQTAEPPLVVSTSAVTAHSFFPGRDCSLGSSMTFPKIRTPNTPRDSIQLAKRHHSQPQSGANSFHRVMHLETNTFQPITDPPVSSGHVEETDIDDDGVMEKMETECGLLRGEAAACEGMYHSPAEQREAVSSESGTLDPGCKPPTPPLHRFPSWESRIYAVAKSGMRLSEVAMVNDTSSCFSNFSCSTSGPFTYLIYRNVTVPVYTTLKGKATQISNVPFLDESSGSDDDCGSHASFRTSAAGSENRKASMPGSPRAVKRGVSVSSMSSESDYAIPPDAYSLDGDYSEPELKLQRTSSYSTDGGICSEPMEKSGYLLKMGSQVKMWKRRWFVLRNRQIMYYKSPSDVIRKPQGQLELNSSCQIVRGEGSQTFQLVTEKRTYFLTADSPNILEEWIHVLQSILRVQVSGPVGVPHSDAKPTVKGWLTKVKHGHSKLVWCALIGKTFYYYRNHEDRCPLGHLPLRESKVEEVDRSCDSDEDYETTGGGLLSSHCTLVIHPQDQSPTYLLIRTKQEKNTWLYHLTVAAGSSNATVGTSYEQLIGKLLDAEGDPNSPLWKHPMLCYSKDGLHTSLTTLPSEALQTEALKLFKSCQLFINVPVEASSIDYHVSLAQTALQVCLTHTELQNEIYCQLVKQTSCRQPQNHSVIQCWQLLALCAPLFLPQHHFLWYIKQHLQRHADPRSEIGKYAIYCQRSVDRTVQAGEREAKPSRMEIVSILLRNPYHHSLPFSIPVHFMNGTYQVVGFDGSSTVDEFIQRLNQETGMRKPSHMGFSLFTDDPSGRNLEHCLPGNMKICDVISKWEQALKELHPGKYEGGTRIVKLTYKNRLYFRSQAKGETDRERLLLAFQVSNEIANGRFPVNKELALEMVALMAQVEYGDLDRPGSSSPGGPSQLKMQHLLHQVLDKFYPKHYKQNITPEQLRQLTDRLVTKWMVLQGCSPPECIRIYLTVARKWPLFGTKIFAAKPILPSSSEDCPVWIAVNEDGISILDYNTMHLKVSYSYSSVLTFGGCRDDFMIVVSKMKERSSGKNSTEKLLFTMAIPKIVEATLLIASYINYRSTPSLLCSTQPSRSQTPAKKPWETENRCFFPSVPRSTKGPTLL; translated from the exons GTCAGAGTTATGGAAGAGAAGATAAAACTTGCCAATGTGAAGACTGGTGAATCTGACAGCACCCTGCACAAGAAATACCAGGAGCTGATGTGCACAATGCAAGCAAAGGAGGATCTGATCAACAAATTGGAGACACAGCTAGCAAAACAG AAACAGCTGAGGACTGAGGAAGCCAAAATTGTTCAAGAGAAAGCTGCCAAGATCAAAGAGTGGGTAACATTTAAGCTCAGGGAG CTTGAGCTAGAAAATTACCACCTGAAAAACTGTAATCAGAGACTGATGGAGCAAATTGAAGCTCTTCAGGATACATTGCAAG ATATGACCAGCATTCCTCCCTTTGAATCTCTTTGGAGCTGTGATTCCCTGAAGCCCCAAACATCAGAAGCCTCTTTTGCTGAGAAGATAGAGGAGAAATCTGTGCTCCTTGCACCTAGTTTCAGAGATGTGTGTCAGACAGGACCTTCCAAACATGTCCTCTCTTCAAGAAACATAGTCCTTGCCAATGACACCTTTACTGAGAATGGAGAGGATAAATCTCCGCTTTCCCAGAGCATGCTGAAGCTCATGTCTGACCCATCAAGCTGGAATCTCTCCACAGAGAGAAATGTGTTTCCAACTGTAAGTTCTGAACATGGTTTAGGGTGCTCTGGTCCCATATCACTGGACCCTCCAGCTGAAACCACAAGAATTCTTGAGGCTTTGACCTTCCAATCATCTCTGGAAGGAAACTGTAGTGCTGTGAGCACCTTGCAACAAGTGGGTTTGGATAGCACCTGCTTCTCTGATGATCTGAGTGCCAGATTCCATTCCCACCAGCTGgactcctcttcctcagcagaAATTATGAGCATGCTTGAGGGACATCTCCAAACTGCTGAGCCACCTCTGGTTGTGTCAACATCAGCTGTTACAGCACATTCCTTCTTTCCAGGCAGGGACTGCAGCCTTGGCAGTAGTATGACGTTTCCAAAAATACGAACACCCAATACACCAAGAGACAGTATCCAGCTAGCCAAGAGACATCACAGCCAACCACAGTCAGGGGCTAATTCTTTCCATCGTGTAATGCACTTAGAGACTAACACTTTCCAGCCCATAACAGACCCTCCAGTCAGCTCTGGGCACGTGGAGGAGACAGACATTGATGACGATGGAGTAATGGAGAAGATGGAGACAGAATGTGGCCTGCTGAGGGGAGAAGCTGCAGCGTGTGAGGGAATGTACCActcacctgcagagcagagagaagctgtgagtTCTGAGTCTGGCACACTTGACCCGGGGTGTAAACCTCCCACACCACCGCTGCACCGATTCCCATCGTGG GAGAGCCGAATCTATGCCGTGGCCAAGTCTGGCATGAGGCTGTCTGAAGTGGCCATGGTGAATGATACTTCCAGCTGCT TTTCCAATTTCTCATGTTCAACTTCTGGGCCATTCACCTATCTCATCTACAGAAATGTCACAGTGCCAGTCTACACTACGCTGAAAGGG AAAGCCACACAGATCAGCAATGTGCCTTTCTTAGATGAGTCTTCAGGCTCTGATGATGACTGTGGCTCCCATGCCAGTTTCAGGACTTCTGCTGCTGGATCTGAGAACAGGAAAGCTAGCATGCCAGGCAGCCCTCGGGCCGTGAAGAGAG GTGTATCTGTGTCCTCAATGAGCTCTGAGAGTGACTATGCCATCCCTCCTGATGCCTACTCCTTGGATGGTGACTATTCAGAGCCAGAGCTCAAGCTACAGCGAACATCTTCCTATTCCACTGATGGTGGAATCTGCTCT GAACCCATGGAGAAATCAGGCTACTTGCTGAAAATGGGCAGCCAGGTAAAGATGTGGAAAAGACGATGGTTTGTTCTCAGAAACAGACAAATCATGTACTACAAGTCCCCG agtGATGTTATCCGCAAACCTCAAGGGCAGCTGGAACTGAATTCTTCATGCCAAATTGTCAGGGGTGAAGGGTCCCAAACATTCCAG CTTGTGACAGAAAAGAGAACCTACTTCCTGACAGCAGACTCTCCCAACATCCTGGAGGAATGGATTCATGTCCTGCAGAGTATCCTGAGAGTACAAGTGAGCGGTCCTGTTGGTGTTCCTCACAGTGATGCTAAACCTACTGTGAAAGGCTGGCTCACTAAG GTCAAGCACGGTCACTCTAAGCTGGTCTGGTGTGCACTGATTGGAAAAACTTTCTACTACTATCGAAATCATGAAGATAGG TGTCCTTTAGGACATCTGCCTCTGCGTGAGTCCAAGGTGGAAGAAGTAGACCGTTCCTGTGACTCTGATGAAGATTATGAAACTACTGGTGGAGGACTTCTCTCATCCCACTGTACACTGGTGATTCACCCACAGGACCAGAGTCCCACATATTTACTTATCCGCACCAAACAGGAGAAG AACACCTGGCTGTACCATCTGACCGTTGCAGCTGGTAGCAGTAATGCCACAGTGGGCACATCTTATGAACAACTCATTGGAAAACTATTGGATGCAGAGGGAGACCCTA ATTCTCCTCTGTGGAAGCATCCTATGTTGTGCTACAGTAAAGATGGGTTGCACACATCCCTCACTACTCTGCCATCAGAGGCTCTACAGACTGAAGCCCTGAAACTTTTTAAG TCCTGTCAGCTGTTCATCAATGTTCCTGTGGAGGCATCCTCTATTGATTACCATGTGTCACTTGCCCAgacagcactgcaggtgtgCTTGACACATACTGAGCTGCAGAATGAAATTTACTGTCAGCTTGTTAAACAGACCAGCTGCCGACAACCCCAGAACCACTCAGTCATTCAG tgctggcagctcctggctttATGTGCTCCTCTATTTCTGCCTCAACATCACTTCCTCTGGTACATCAAACAGCACTTGCAGCGACATGCAGACCCCAG GAGTGAGATAGGCAAGTATGCCATCTACTGCCAGAGATCTGTAGACCGCACAGTGCAGGCTGGAGAGCGGGAAGCCAAGCCCTCCCGGATGGAGATCGTGTCCATCCTCCTGAGAAATCCCTACCACCACTCACTCCCCTTCAGCATCCCAGTGCACTTCATGAATGGAACGTACCAG GTTGTAGGTTTTGATGGTTCCTCAACTGTTGATGAGTTCATCCAGAGACTGAACCAGGAAACAGGAATGAGGAAGCCATCCCATATGGGATTTTCTCTGTTCACAGATGATCCTTCTGGCAGGAATTTGGAACATTGTTTGCCTGGCAATATGAAG atttgtgATGTCATTTCTAAATGGGAACAAGCCTTAAAAGAATTGCATCCTGGGAAATATGAAGGTGGCACAAGAATTGTAAAGTTGACCTACAAGAACAG ACTGTATTTCCGGAGCCAGGCCAAAGGTGAGACAGACCGTGAGCGGTTGCTACTGGCCTTCCAAGTGAGCAATGAAATAGCCAATGGAAGGTTTCCTGTTAATAAGGAATTAGCTCTGGAAATGGTGGCTCTAATGGCTCAG GTGGAATATGGGGATTTGGATCGACCAGGATCTTCAAGTCCTGGGGGACCATCACAATTGAAAATGCAGCATCTTCTCCACCAGGTTTTAGATAAATTCTACCCCAAACACTACAAGCAAAACATTACTCCTGAACAGCTCAG GCAACTGACAGACAGGCTGGTGACAAAGTGGATGgtgctgcagggatgctctccACCAGAATGCATTCGAATTTATTTGACGGTGGCCCgtaaatggcctctctttggaACCAAAATATTTGCTGCTAAG CCTATTTTGCCTTCCTCATCAGAAGACTGTCCAGTCTGGATAGCTGTGAATGAAGATGGTATCAGCATACTGGATTATAACACAATG CATTTGAAGGTCTCTTATTCATACTCTTCTGTGCTGACCTTTGGAGGCTGTCGAGATGACTTCATGATTGTAGTcagtaaaatgaaagaaagaagttCTGGAAAAAATAGCACTGAAAAACTCCTCTTCACAATGGCAATTCCAAAG aTTGTTGAAGCAACACTTCTGATTGCCAGCTACATTAACTATCGTTCGACTCCTTCACTGCTGTGTTCCACACAGCCCTCACGAAGCCAAACACCTGCTAAGAAGCCCTGGGAGACTGAAAATCGGTGCTTTTTTCCTTCCGTGCCCCGAAGCACAAAGGGGCCCACCCTGCTCTAA